One Bradyrhizobium manausense DNA segment encodes these proteins:
- a CDS encoding MarR family winged helix-turn-helix transcriptional regulator: MSATRKEGARLRSAGNLDIIRRFTWEISSINMYLEELRQFWARTLGISGPQWLILMAISDLDKDDGVPVNVVSKLLHVDPSFVTTQSKLLEKKGLLRRRPSPTDARVVRLSLVEKTQKHIASLNEQYKTIREFVFQEFDEDELTEFTTKLATLKTRLEKACVRISLDF, from the coding sequence GTGTCAGCGACGAGGAAAGAAGGGGCGCGCCTCCGCTCCGCCGGCAATCTCGATATCATCAGGCGTTTCACCTGGGAGATATCGTCGATCAACATGTATCTGGAGGAGCTGCGTCAGTTCTGGGCCAGGACGCTCGGCATCAGCGGACCGCAATGGCTGATCCTCATGGCGATTTCCGATCTCGACAAGGACGACGGCGTCCCCGTCAACGTGGTCTCGAAGCTCCTCCACGTCGACCCGTCCTTCGTCACCACCCAGTCCAAGCTTCTCGAAAAGAAGGGCCTGCTGCGCCGTCGCCCCTCGCCGACCGATGCGCGCGTGGTGCGGCTGTCGCTGGTTGAAAAGACGCAGAAGCACATCGCGAGTCTCAACGAGCAGTACAAGACGATTCGCGAATTCGTCTTCCAGGAGTTCGACGAGGACGAGCTGACGGAATTCACCACCAAGCTTGCGACGCTGAAGACCCGGCTCGAGAAAGCCTGCGTCAGGATCTCGCTGGACTTCTGA
- a CDS encoding porin — protein sequence MKVVKSLLLGTAATLIAVGGAQAADLPVKAKAVEYVKVCSLYGAGFYYMPGTDTCIKLGGYLRADALLGGTGDYGFNNSTSSANGGSNNRLTNYYYSRARFDFNIDTRTATEYGVVRTYADMVFSYDSTNATGSNPSTISSSAASLGLYHAFIQFAGFTFGRTVSIFDAPWQSYPAGGPDTIPGGSNHVNGVNQAAYTADFGQGITASFALQDETSANNGQSNLWNVSSGTAAQFVTGVYGANDWGGTRSPDILGNVRVDQAWGLAQISVVAHDLHTAYYGTTEASGHPADKWGWAVQGSLSIKNIPTGAGDNINLQAVYTDGATRYNFQSLFPQSFFMFSGSGSGAYQSTGFAGLADGVFGATTGIDTVKTWGLRGGYTHNWNPNWASAVYGGYAQLKYGDTGKALICTNFAAIAVAGSTCNPDFNFAVVGVNTVWTPVKNLAFTADLSWSRLDQKYSGAINSPGVPSAAKPAAVYELKDQNSVSMLLRAQRNF from the coding sequence ATGAAAGTGGTGAAGAGCCTTTTGCTCGGCACTGCGGCGACCCTGATCGCCGTCGGTGGAGCTCAGGCGGCTGATCTTCCGGTCAAGGCCAAGGCGGTCGAATACGTGAAGGTCTGCTCGCTCTACGGCGCTGGCTTCTACTACATGCCCGGCACCGACACCTGCATCAAGCTGGGCGGCTACCTGCGTGCTGACGCGCTTCTCGGCGGTACCGGCGACTACGGCTTCAACAACAGCACCAGCAGCGCGAACGGTGGTTCCAACAACCGCCTCACCAACTACTACTACAGCCGCGCCCGTTTCGACTTCAATATCGACACCCGCACGGCGACCGAGTACGGCGTCGTTCGCACCTACGCCGACATGGTCTTCAGCTACGACTCGACCAACGCCACCGGCAGCAACCCGTCGACGATCTCGTCCAGTGCGGCATCGCTCGGTCTCTACCACGCGTTCATCCAGTTCGCCGGCTTCACCTTCGGCCGCACGGTCTCGATCTTCGATGCCCCGTGGCAGAGCTATCCGGCTGGCGGTCCCGATACCATTCCGGGCGGCTCCAACCACGTCAACGGTGTGAACCAGGCTGCCTACACGGCTGACTTCGGCCAGGGCATCACTGCTTCGTTCGCGTTGCAGGACGAGACGTCGGCGAACAACGGCCAGTCGAACCTCTGGAACGTGTCGTCGGGTACGGCTGCTCAGTTCGTGACGGGCGTCTACGGTGCCAACGATTGGGGTGGCACGCGTTCTCCCGACATCCTCGGCAACGTGCGTGTCGACCAGGCCTGGGGTCTGGCCCAGATCTCGGTGGTCGCGCATGACCTGCACACGGCCTACTACGGCACGACCGAAGCCTCGGGCCATCCCGCCGACAAGTGGGGCTGGGCGGTGCAGGGCTCGTTGTCGATCAAGAACATCCCGACGGGTGCGGGCGACAACATCAACCTGCAGGCCGTCTACACTGACGGTGCGACTCGTTACAACTTCCAGAGCCTTTTCCCGCAGAGCTTCTTCATGTTCAGCGGCAGCGGCTCGGGCGCGTATCAGAGCACCGGTTTCGCCGGTCTTGCTGACGGCGTCTTCGGAGCGACGACCGGCATCGACACCGTCAAGACCTGGGGTCTCCGTGGTGGCTACACCCACAACTGGAACCCGAACTGGGCGAGCGCCGTCTACGGTGGTTATGCCCAGCTGAAGTACGGTGATACGGGCAAGGCCCTGATCTGCACCAACTTCGCCGCGATCGCGGTGGCCGGTTCGACCTGCAACCCGGACTTCAACTTCGCGGTGGTCGGTGTCAACACTGTGTGGACCCCGGTCAAGAACCTGGCGTTCACGGCTGACCTGAGCTGGTCGCGTCTGGACCAGAAGTACTCTGGCGCCATCAACAGCCCGGGCGTTCCCTCCGCTGCGAAGCCGGCGGCCGTGTATGAGCTGAAGGACCAGAACTCGGTGAGCATGCTGCTGCGCGCTCAGCGCAACTTCTGA